GAGAAAAAGAGGCTTTAAAAAGGGTGTTAAATAAGTTAAAGGGGAGGTTTTACTTCCACGTATTCGTCCAGTTTGTTTTCTTCAAGCAGTGGGAAAAACTGAGAAGATACGCAAGGGAAAGGGGGATAAGCATAGTTGGAGATCTTCCAATGTACCCCTCGTACTCAAGTGCGGACGTGTGGACAAATCCTGAACTTTTTAAACTGGACGGAGATTTAAAACCCCTTTTTGTAGCGGGTGTTCCTCCTGATTTTTTCAGTAAAACGGGACAGCTGTGGGGAAATCCCGTTTACAACTGGGAAGAACACGAAAAGGAAGGCTTCAGATGGTGGATAAGGAGAGTTCATCACAACTTAAAACTCTTTGACTTTTTAAGACTTGACCACTTCAGGGGATTTGAGGCGTACTGGGAGGTTCCTTACGGTGAAGAAACTGCGGTAAACGGAAGGTGGGTAAAGGCTCCCGGAAAGACACTATTTAAAAAACTCTTATCATACTTCCCGAAGAACCCATTCATAGCGGAGGACTTAGGTTTTATAACGGACGAAGTGAGGTACTTGAGGGAAACTTTTAAAATCCCGGGAAGCAGAGTTATTGAGTTTGCCTTCTACGATAAGGAAAGTGAGCACCTTCCCCACAACGTTGAAGAGAACAACGTTTACTACACTTCAACTCATGACCTTCCTCCGATAAGAGGATGGTTTGAGAATTTAGGAGAAGAATCAAGAAAACGATTATTTGAATACTTGGGAAGGGAGATTAAAGAGGAAAAAGTTAACGAGGAGCTTATAAGACTCGTTTTAATCTCAAGGGCGAAGTTCGCAATAATCCAGATGCAGGACTTACTCAATCTCGGCAATGAAGCGAGGATGAATTACCCCGGAAGACCTTTCGGAAATTGGAGGTGGAGAATAAAGGAAGATTACACACAAAAGAAGGAATTTATTAAAAAACTCCTCGGAATTTACGGAAGAGAAGTTTAAAATAACTCTAAATGCTGAAAGCACATTCTCTTTCCCCTGAAGAGATATTAAGGATTTTAAAGACGGACAGGAGGGGGCTCTCTGAAGAGGAGGCTAAAAAGAGGCTAAAAATATACGGAAAGAACGAGATAGAGGAAGAAGAGGAAAGTTTAATTAAGGTCTTCTTTAGGCAATTTAACAATCCCTTTGTTTACATCCTGTTTGTTGCAAGCGGTATTTCCGCTTACATAGGAAAAAAAGAAGATTCCCTGATAATTCTTGCTATTATATTCGTGAACTCCCTTCTCGGTTTCTTTCAGGAGTTCAGGGCCATAACATCTTTAAAGGCTTTAAAGAAATTAACGGAAGTAAAAACAAAAGTTTACAGAGACGGCAAATTAAAAGTAATACCCGCTTCCGAACTCGTTCCCGGTGACGTTGTCTACATTCAGGAGGGAGACGTAGTTCCTGCGGATATAAGACTTATTGAAAGTGTAGGCCTTATGGTTGATGAATCGGTTTTAACTGGTGAATCCGTGCCGGTTGAGAAAAACGCGGACGTTGTTTTGCCTGAAGATACTCCCGTTTACAATAGGTCGAACGTAGTATTTAAAGGCACGCACGTTGTAAAGGGATGGGCAGTCGGAGTAGTTTACGCAACGGGAAGACAAACGGAGTTTGGAAAGATAAGTGAAAAGGCAAAGGAAAAGTCCCCGGAAACACCATTAATGAGGGCTTTGAAAAAGTTTTCCCTTGCATGGATGGTAATCATCTTTTTCTTACTCTCAATCCTTTTCCTTATAGGTATTTATCAGGGAAGAGACATTTACGAGGTTTTACTCCTCATAGTTTCCGAGTTGGTATCTGCAGTTCCAGAGGGCTTGCCTCTCGTAATAACGTTCACTTTAGTAATTGGTGCGATTGCCCTTTCACGGAGAAAGGTTCTCATAAGGTACCTTCCCGCTACGGAGACGCTTGGGAGTACAACTTTTATATGTTCTGACAAGACGGGAACCATAACAGAAGGGAAACTAAAAGTCCAGGAATTCTTCGCCCTGAACGAGAAGTTTTTAAACCTCATTTCTGCACTCTGCAACTCGTCGGACGGCGAGAGTGGGGATCCGGTTGATCTTGCTCTTCTCAGATGGCTTGAAGAAAACGACATAGACTGGAAGAAACTGAGGGAAGAATACAGAACGGTTAAAGTTTTCCCCTTTGATACAAAAAAGAGGTATATGGCTGTAATTGTTGAAAAGGAGGGCAAGTATTACCTGCTCGTGAAGGGTGCCTTTGAAACTTTATCAAATTTTTCCGAAGGTATTTCCGAAGAATTAATAAAAGTTCACGACGTTCTTGCGGAAAACGGCCTGAGAGTCCTCTTCTTCGCTTACGCCGAAATTCCAGAGCCTGTTGAAGATATAGAAAGCTTAAAACTGAAACCCGCTGGTTTTGTCGGATTTCTTGATCCTCCAAAAGAGGGTGTAAAGGAAGCAGTTGTGAACGCAAGAAGGGCGGGAATAAGGGTTATCATGATAACGGGCGATAACTTAAAAACCGCAGTAGCAGTAGCGAAGCAAACCGAAATATACAGGGAAGGTGACTTAGCCGTTGAGGGAAAAGATCTTTCTAAATATTCAGATGCGGAACTTTACAATTTGTTGAAGAGGGTTTCTGTCATTGCAAGGGCACTTCCCGAAGATAAGTACAGGGTTGTAAAAGTCCTTCAGGAAAAAGGGGAAATAGTCGCGGTTACGGGAGACGGTGTGAACGACGTTCCAGCCCTTAAGGTTGCCGACATAGGCGTAGCTATGGGTTCTGGAACTGAAGCGGCAAAGAGTGTAGCTAAGATGGTAATAACTGATAACAACCTAAAAGTTATAGTGGAGGCCGTTAGGTGGGGGAGGATAATAGTCAGGAATATAAAGAGGGCGATTACTTACCTCCTCACCACAAGCTTTGGTGAAATAACCTTACTTTCTTCCGCAATACTGATGAAATTACCTCTGCCGCTTTATCCCACTCAGATACTCTGGATAAACATAGTTACCGACGGAGTTCAGGATAAAACTTTCCCCTTCAACAAAGAGGAAATAGACGTTATGAAGGAAAAACCTCAGAAGCCTGAGAAGGTATTCCTGGACAAAAGGCTTTTTTTAAGATTTTTAACCGGAGGTTTATTCATAGGATTTATAAACTTAATTCTCTTCAAACACCTCCTAAGCGTTTATTCATATGAGGTTGCAGTAACTATAACCTTTACCTCAATGGTTGTCAATCAATGGGCTGTAGGAATTCAGACTGTAAGGGATTACCCCTTCTTTTACAAGCCTTGGAGGAATTTCCAGATGAACCCATACATATTTATAGGCATATTTATAGGATTGATCCTTCAGCTTTTGGCAATATACGTTTTCCCTAACTACTTTCACGCAGTTCCCCTCTCATTAGAACACTGGTTTTACGTAATCTTAACAACATTATCAGTTTTCATCTTCATAGAAATAAGGAAATTAGTTTTTACAATTTTCAGTGAGAGGTAATCATTATGAACGTATTATTTACAAGTGTTCCACAGGAAGATGTACCCTTCTACCAAGAGGCTTTAAAGGACCTATCACTAAAAATTTACACAACAGACGTTTCAAAAGTACCCGAAAATGAATTAAAAAAAGCGGAACTAATTTCAGTCTTTGTTTACGATAAGCTTACGGAAGAATTACTTTCCAAGATGCCTAGGTTAAAGCTTATCCACACACGTTCCGTAGGTTTCGACCATATAGACTTAGATTACTGCAAGAAGAAAGGCATTCTGGTTACTCACATACCTGCTTATTCTCCCGAATCTGTAGCTGAACACACCTTTGCCATGATCCTTACTCTGGTAAAGAGGCTAAAGAGGATAGAGGATAGAGTAAAAAAACTGAACTTTTCGCAGGATAGCGAAATTCTGGCACGGGAGTTAAATAGGCTCACGCTTGGAGTTATCGGAACCGGAAGGATAGGAAGTAGAGTTGCTATGTACGGTTTAGCGTTTGGAATGAAGGTTCTGTGTTACGATGTCGTTAAGAGGGAGGACTTAAAAGAAAAAGGATGTGTTTACACCTCCCTGGATGAATTACTGAAGGAAAGCGATGTTATTTCCCTTCACGTTCCGTATACGAAAGAAACCCATCACATGATAAACGAAGAAAGGATTAGTTTAATGAAGGACGGTGTTTATTTGATAAACACCGCGAGGGGAAAAGTTGTAGATACTGATGCACTTTACAGAGCCTACCAGAGGGGTAAGTTTTCAGGCTTGGGACTGGACGTATTTGAGGACGAGGAAATCTTAATCCTGAAGAAGTACACGGAAGGTAAGGCTACTGATAAAAACCTGAAAATACTCGAACTTGCCTGTAAAGATAACGTGATAATTACTCCCCATATAGCCTATTACACGGACAAATCCTTAGAGAGGATCAGGGAAGAAACAGTAAAAGTTGTTAAAGCGTTCGTGAAAGGAGATCTGGAACAAATAAAGGGGAACTTTGTTGTAGGTCCTTCCTGAAGCAAATATCTATAAAAGTATTTATATTTATCGGAATGACTAAGGTTGTAAATTACGGGGAAGTTCAGTACGGTTTTGCTAAGAGGTACTTTGAAGAATTCTTATCCGAGAGGAAAGGAAGGATAGAAAAGCTCTTGAAACCAGAAAAAACTCCGGTTCTCCTTATGGACATCCAGGGTGTGAAGAAAAAGTACCTCGAAGTTAAGTATCACTTTCCCGAGTTTAACGTTTACTACGCGGTTAAGGCAAATGACGACGAAAGCGTTATAAGGGCTCTCGTTGAAGTGGGAGCAGGATTTGAGGTTGCCTCTTCTCAGGAACTTGAAAAGGTTCTGAGGCTTGGAGGAAAAATTGAAAAAGTAATTTCAAGTAATCCAGTAAAACCTCCAGAATTTATAGAGTTTGCGTATCAGAAGGGTGTTAGAACCTTCGCGGTGGATAGCATAACGGAAGTTAAAAAAATTAAAGATATTGCCCCGCGTTCAAAAGTTTACGTGAGGATTGCCGTTCCGAATGAAGGAAGCGACTGGCCCCTTTCCCGGAAGTTTGGAGTGAGTGTGGAAGAAGCCGTTGAAATTCTAGAGTACGCAAATGACCTTGGACTCGTCCCTTACGGGATTACCTTTCACGTGGGTTCTCAGTGTAATAACTTAAGAAACTGGTTCATAGCGGTAAAGCTTTCTGCACAACTCTGGGAAAAGGCAAGGGCAAAGGGACTAAAGCTTCAGATGCTCAACATGGGCGGGGGAATTCCCGTTCGTTACAACTACGAAGCTCTGAGCGTTGAGGACATAGCCTATTACGTCAAAGGACTCATGAGGAAGTACTTTCCTGTTCAACCTTATGAACTGCAGATAGAACCCGGAAGGGGAATAGTCGGAGATCAGGGAATTATGGTAACAAAGGTAATAGGGAAAGCTAAGAGAGGAAGTGAAAACTGGCTTTACATAGACACTGGAGTTTTTAACGGACTTGCGGAAGCACTCGGGGGCATAAGGTATCCCTTCTTCCTTGAAAGGGAAGGGGAACTGAAGGAGTGGACAATAGGCGGTGTTTCCTGCGACAGTATGGACGTAGTGGCTAAGAACGTTTACCTTCCAGAACCTGAAGTAGGTGATTACCTTTACATACTTTCCGCTGGAGCTTACACCACCGTTTACGCTTCAAACTTCAACGGCTTTCCTAAACCTGAGGTTGTTCCTTTTTAGAAATAAATTCAATCTTATGAATAAGTACCCCTCTTATTTGAACCTCTATGAGAGCGGAGAGCTGGAAAAGAGGGTGGAAAAAGCCCTTAATATGCTTGAAAAGTGTAAGGTTTGTCCCCATACCTGCGGTGTAAACAGGCTGGAAGATGACAAAAAGGGATACTGTAAAGTAGGAAGGTACGCTGTGGTCGCCGACTACTTTCCCCACTTCGGCGAGGAATTTCCCATAAGGGGATACAGGGGAAGCGGGACGATATTCTTCTCTTACTGCAACATGAGGTGTGTTTACTGCCAGAACTACGATGTCAGCCACTTGGGCGCGGGAAGGATTATGAAACCCGAGGACCTCGCAGAAGTTATGCTGGAACTTCAGGACTACGGTTGCCATAACATAAACCTCGTTTCTCCTTCCCACGTAGTTCCCCAGATACTCGAAGCCCTCCTAATAGCGGTAGAAAGAGGACTTAGAATTCCAATAGTTTACAATACATCTTCCTTTGACTCTCTGGAAACCTTAAAACTTCTTGATGGAATAGTTGACATATACCTCGCGGATTTAAAGTACCTAAACAAAGAGTACGGGAGGAAGTACTCAAAGGTGAAAGATTACCCATCTGTCGCAAAGGAAGCGATAAGGGAAATGTACAGGCAGGTGGGAAACCTGGAAGTGGACGAAAGGGGTATAGCTGTAAGGGGGCTGCTCGTTAGACACCTCGTTCTTCCAAACGACATATCCACCACAAAGGAGGTTATGGAATTCTTAAGAAGTATTGATCCAAAGCTTGCGGTAAACGTTATGAAGCAGTATCACCCATACTACAAAGCGTGGGATTATCCCGAACTTTCCAGAAGAATAACGGAAGAAGAATACAAAAAAGCCCTTGAAGAAGCTCAAGGCTTTACCCTGATTGTGGATTAAAATAATCAATTATGGATGTAACCGTAATAAGTGCCTTTCTGGGCGGACTCCTTTCCTTTCTATCTCCCTGTATCCTTCCGATAATCCCTGCGTACCTCTCCTACATTTCTGGTGTCGGAGTAAGTGACGTAGAAACTCAAAAGGGAAAAGTGAACTGGAAAGTGTTCTTTTCAGCCCTATACTTTGTCCTCGGATTTACGCTTGTCTTTACGGGACTTGGCGCAAGTGCGACTTTTGTGGGGCAGCTTCTTCACGATTATCAGGAATGGATAATAAGGGTGGGAAGCGGACTCGTGATATTCTTCGGTCTCCACTTTGCGGGAGTGTTTTTATGGAAGCACTTCCTGAAGGTTTACATACCGATAGGTATCTTAATTCCCGTTCTTTACTTCTTAAAACTCCTCTCATGGAACGAGTTCTTTAACTTGATGTTTGCCTACGCGGTAGTTTTAATCCTTTACCTCGTAAAAGCTCACGAGTTTTTATACAGGCAGTTAAAGATAGAGGCAAAGGCGGAAATTTCTTACTTGGGAGCCTTCTTAATGGGGGTAGTTTTTGCCTTCGGGTGGAGTCCCTGTATAGGGCCCGTTCTCGGTTCCATTCTCTTCCTCGCCTCTCAGCAGGAGACCGTAGCAAAAGGAGCTCTTCTACTTTTCGTTTACTCAATAGGTCTCGGAATACCCTTTCTCCTTGCAGGACTCCTCTTTTCCCTATTCCTTAACTTTGTGAGGTCCTTTTCAAGGTACTTCAAGTACGTGGAAATTGCGGGCGGTGTTCTGCTTGTTTCCTTGGGACTTCTTCTCGCACTGGATAAGCTCTCACTTATTGCTAACATTACTTTCTGATGAGGACTGTTGTAATAGACTATGGAATGGGCAACTTAAGGAGTGTCAGTAAAGCTCTTGAGGCGGTAGGATTTCCCGAAGTAGTAGTCTCAAACGATTACAGAGTGGCTTCCGAGGCGGATGTCCTTGTTCTTCCGGGTGTCGGTGCCTTCGGAGACGCTATGAAAAATCTGGAGGAACTAAACTTAGTCAGCGTAATAAGGAGACATATAGAAAAAGGAAAGCCCTTTCTTGGAATATGCCTCGGTCTTCAACTCCTCTTTGAAAAAAGCTATGAACACGGTGAGCATAGGGGTCTCGGGATTTTAAAGGGTGAGGTTATACTGCTCCCTTTGGGGGTGAAAATACCCCACATAGGATGGAACCAGCTGTGGTTTAAGAAGGAAAGTGAGATACTGGAAGGTCTGAAAGAGGGAGATTTCGTTTACTTCGTCCACTCTTACAGAGTAGTTCCGGAAGACGAGAGCGTAGTTCTCACAAAAACCGATTACGGAGAATACTTCGTCTCTTCAATAGAACTGGATAACGTAGTGGCTTTCCAGTTCCACCCCGAAAAGAGTCAAAAGAAGGGCTTAAAACTCCTTGAAAATTTTAAAAGGAAGGCGGAAAAGCTTACCACCTGAAGTGGGAGAAAACCATGTTCGCATGTGCCATCCTGTGTGTCTCTTCCTTCTTCTTGTACGCTCCTCCCCTCTCGTTCAGCGCATCCAATAGCTCCGCCTTTAACCTCTCTATCATAGTGTACTGTCCCCTTCCCCTCGGTCTTTCCCTCGCAGCCTGAACCAGCCACTTTATCGCAAGGCTTATCTGCCTCCTCTCTGGCACTTCTATCGGCACCTGATACGTAGCTCCTCCCACTCTTCTGGGTCTCACTTCCCACTCGGGCTTTAACTTCTCTATTACCTTATGAAGCAGTTCAACAGGGTGCATGTTTACCTCTTTCGCAGCCTCTTCCAGTGCAGTGTAGACTATCCACTCAGCCACGCTTTTCTTTCCGTCCTTCATCACTTTGTTTATTAACTTCTGAACGAGTACGTCCCCGTACTTGGGGTCGGGCGGTATTTCTCTCGGAGGTACTGGTCCTTTCCTTGGCATCTATTAACCTCCTTTTTCTTCCTTTGGTCTCTTGGTTCCGTACTTGGAACGGGATTGTCTCCTTCCTTCAACTCCAGCTGCATCAAGCGCTCCTCTGATAATCTTGTATCTCACACCGGGAAGGTCTTTCACTCTTCCTCCTCTCACGAGAACTATAGAGTGCTCCTGAAGGTTGTGACCTTCACCGGGGATGTAGGCGGTGACTTCAATACCGTTGGAGAGTCTGACTCTTGCAACTTTTCTGAGTGCAGAGTTTGGCTTTTTTGGAGTGACTGTGTAGACTCTGACACACACACCTCTCTTTTGAGGGCAGCCTTGAAGTGCCGGAGCTTTTGAC
The genomic region above belongs to Aquifex aeolicus VF5 and contains:
- the malQ gene encoding 4-alpha-glucanotransferase; its protein translation is MRLAGILLHVTSLPSPYGIGDLGKEAYRFLDFLKECGFSLWQVLPLNPTSLEAGNSPYSSNSLFAGNYVLIDPEELLEEDLIKERDLKRFPLGEALYEVVYEYKKELLEKAFKNFRRFELLEDFLKEHSYWLRDYALYMAIKEEEGKEWYEWDEELKRREKEALKRVLNKLKGRFYFHVFVQFVFFKQWEKLRRYARERGISIVGDLPMYPSYSSADVWTNPELFKLDGDLKPLFVAGVPPDFFSKTGQLWGNPVYNWEEHEKEGFRWWIRRVHHNLKLFDFLRLDHFRGFEAYWEVPYGEETAVNGRWVKAPGKTLFKKLLSYFPKNPFIAEDLGFITDEVRYLRETFKIPGSRVIEFAFYDKESEHLPHNVEENNVYYTSTHDLPPIRGWFENLGEESRKRLFEYLGREIKEEKVNEELIRLVLISRAKFAIIQMQDLLNLGNEARMNYPGRPFGNWRWRIKEDYTQKKEFIKKLLGIYGREV
- a CDS encoding cation-translocating P-type ATPase — protein: MLKAHSLSPEEILRILKTDRRGLSEEEAKKRLKIYGKNEIEEEEESLIKVFFRQFNNPFVYILFVASGISAYIGKKEDSLIILAIIFVNSLLGFFQEFRAITSLKALKKLTEVKTKVYRDGKLKVIPASELVPGDVVYIQEGDVVPADIRLIESVGLMVDESVLTGESVPVEKNADVVLPEDTPVYNRSNVVFKGTHVVKGWAVGVVYATGRQTEFGKISEKAKEKSPETPLMRALKKFSLAWMVIIFFLLSILFLIGIYQGRDIYEVLLLIVSELVSAVPEGLPLVITFTLVIGAIALSRRKVLIRYLPATETLGSTTFICSDKTGTITEGKLKVQEFFALNEKFLNLISALCNSSDGESGDPVDLALLRWLEENDIDWKKLREEYRTVKVFPFDTKKRYMAVIVEKEGKYYLLVKGAFETLSNFSEGISEELIKVHDVLAENGLRVLFFAYAEIPEPVEDIESLKLKPAGFVGFLDPPKEGVKEAVVNARRAGIRVIMITGDNLKTAVAVAKQTEIYREGDLAVEGKDLSKYSDAELYNLLKRVSVIARALPEDKYRVVKVLQEKGEIVAVTGDGVNDVPALKVADIGVAMGSGTEAAKSVAKMVITDNNLKVIVEAVRWGRIIVRNIKRAITYLLTTSFGEITLLSSAILMKLPLPLYPTQILWINIVTDGVQDKTFPFNKEEIDVMKEKPQKPEKVFLDKRLFLRFLTGGLFIGFINLILFKHLLSVYSYEVAVTITFTSMVVNQWAVGIQTVRDYPFFYKPWRNFQMNPYIFIGIFIGLILQLLAIYVFPNYFHAVPLSLEHWFYVILTTLSVFIFIEIRKLVFTIFSER
- a CDS encoding hydroxyacid dehydrogenase, with translation MNVLFTSVPQEDVPFYQEALKDLSLKIYTTDVSKVPENELKKAELISVFVYDKLTEELLSKMPRLKLIHTRSVGFDHIDLDYCKKKGILVTHIPAYSPESVAEHTFAMILTLVKRLKRIEDRVKKLNFSQDSEILARELNRLTLGVIGTGRIGSRVAMYGLAFGMKVLCYDVVKREDLKEKGCVYTSLDELLKESDVISLHVPYTKETHHMINEERISLMKDGVYLINTARGKVVDTDALYRAYQRGKFSGLGLDVFEDEEILILKKYTEGKATDKNLKILELACKDNVIITPHIAYYTDKSLERIREETVKVVKAFVKGDLEQIKGNFVVGPS
- a CDS encoding type III PLP-dependent enzyme, whose translation is MTKVVNYGEVQYGFAKRYFEEFLSERKGRIEKLLKPEKTPVLLMDIQGVKKKYLEVKYHFPEFNVYYAVKANDDESVIRALVEVGAGFEVASSQELEKVLRLGGKIEKVISSNPVKPPEFIEFAYQKGVRTFAVDSITEVKKIKDIAPRSKVYVRIAVPNEGSDWPLSRKFGVSVEEAVEILEYANDLGLVPYGITFHVGSQCNNLRNWFIAVKLSAQLWEKARAKGLKLQMLNMGGGIPVRYNYEALSVEDIAYYVKGLMRKYFPVQPYELQIEPGRGIVGDQGIMVTKVIGKAKRGSENWLYIDTGVFNGLAEALGGIRYPFFLEREGELKEWTIGGVSCDSMDVVAKNVYLPEPEVGDYLYILSAGAYTTVYASNFNGFPKPEVVPF
- a CDS encoding radical SAM protein, whose product is MNKYPSYLNLYESGELEKRVEKALNMLEKCKVCPHTCGVNRLEDDKKGYCKVGRYAVVADYFPHFGEEFPIRGYRGSGTIFFSYCNMRCVYCQNYDVSHLGAGRIMKPEDLAEVMLELQDYGCHNINLVSPSHVVPQILEALLIAVERGLRIPIVYNTSSFDSLETLKLLDGIVDIYLADLKYLNKEYGRKYSKVKDYPSVAKEAIREMYRQVGNLEVDERGIAVRGLLVRHLVLPNDISTTKEVMEFLRSIDPKLAVNVMKQYHPYYKAWDYPELSRRITEEEYKKALEEAQGFTLIVD
- a CDS encoding cytochrome c biogenesis protein CcdA, with product MDVTVISAFLGGLLSFLSPCILPIIPAYLSYISGVGVSDVETQKGKVNWKVFFSALYFVLGFTLVFTGLGASATFVGQLLHDYQEWIIRVGSGLVIFFGLHFAGVFLWKHFLKVYIPIGILIPVLYFLKLLSWNEFFNLMFAYAVVLILYLVKAHEFLYRQLKIEAKAEISYLGAFLMGVVFAFGWSPCIGPVLGSILFLASQQETVAKGALLLFVYSIGLGIPFLLAGLLFSLFLNFVRSFSRYFKYVEIAGGVLLVSLGLLLALDKLSLIANITF
- the hisH gene encoding imidazole glycerol phosphate synthase subunit HisH — protein: MRTVVIDYGMGNLRSVSKALEAVGFPEVVVSNDYRVASEADVLVLPGVGAFGDAMKNLEELNLVSVIRRHIEKGKPFLGICLGLQLLFEKSYEHGEHRGLGILKGEVILLPLGVKIPHIGWNQLWFKKESEILEGLKEGDFVYFVHSYRVVPEDESVVLTKTDYGEYFVSSIELDNVVAFQFHPEKSQKKGLKLLENFKRKAEKLTT
- the rpsG gene encoding 30S ribosomal protein S7, with product MPRKGPVPPREIPPDPKYGDVLVQKLINKVMKDGKKSVAEWIVYTALEEAAKEVNMHPVELLHKVIEKLKPEWEVRPRRVGGATYQVPIEVPERRQISLAIKWLVQAARERPRGRGQYTMIERLKAELLDALNERGGAYKKKEETHRMAHANMVFSHFRW
- the rpsL gene encoding 30S ribosomal protein S12 — its product is MPTFNQLVKYGREKRKKKSKAPALQGCPQKRGVCVRVYTVTPKKPNSALRKVARVRLSNGIEVTAYIPGEGHNLQEHSIVLVRGGRVKDLPGVRYKIIRGALDAAGVEGRRQSRSKYGTKRPKEEKGG